The proteins below are encoded in one region of Brassica napus cultivar Da-Ae chromosome A6, Da-Ae, whole genome shotgun sequence:
- the LOC106348641 gene encoding uncharacterized protein LOC106348641, translated as MKDFPSCFGENGVQVADSSSSNSGKNAQNLVACIYQCRIRGRSCLITVTWAKSLMGQSVTVGVDDSCNNQSLCKVEIKPWLFTKRKGSKSLEAYSCKIDVFWDLSSAKFGSGPEALGGFYVSVVVDKEMVLLLGDMRKEAFKKTNASPSSSLGAVFVAKKEHVFGKRAFATKAQLCADGKIHDVVIECDTSVTDPCLVVRVDGKTLLQVKRLKWKFRGNDTIVVNRMAVEVLWDVHSWLFGMPSAGNAVFMFRTCQSYSEKSLSFSQDVMATTTNSKSQSFGFSLILYAWKNE; from the coding sequence atgaaggaTTTTCCTTCTTGCTTCGGTGAAAACGGCGTTCAAGTCGCGGACTCGTCGTCTTCAAACTCCGGCAAAAACGCTCAGAATCTCGTCGCTTGCATCTACCAGTGCCGTATCCGAGGAAGGAGCTGCTTGATCACTGTGACATGGGCCAAGAGTCTGATGGGCCAGAGCGTTACCGTTGGTGTTGATGACTCTTGTAACAACCAGAGTCTCTGTAAAGTCGAGATTAAGCCCTGGCTGTTCACCAAACGCAAAGGGTCCAAAAGCTTAGAGGCGTATTCTTGTAAGATCGATGTTTTTTGGGATCTATCGTCAGCGAAGTTCGGATCAGGGCCTGAAGCTTTGGGAGGGTTCTATGTAAGTGTTGTTGTGGACAAAGAGATGGTTCTGCTTCTTGGCGATATGAGAAAAGAAGCTTTCAAGAAGACAAACGCCTCGCCTTCGTCGTCTCTAGGTGCGGTGTTCGTCGCCAAGAAAGAGCATGTCTTTGGTAAGAGAGCGTTTGCCACAAAAGCTCAGCTTTGCGCTGATGGGAAAATCCATGATGTTGTGATTGAGTGTGACACGAGTGTGACTGATCCTTGTCTCGTTGTTCGCGTGGATGGGAAGACGTTGTTGCAGGTGAAGCGGCTTAAGTGGAAGTTTCGTGGCAACGATACGATAGTTGTGAATAGAATGGCTGTGGAGGTTCTGTGGGATGTTCATAGTTGGCTCTTTGGGATGCCTTCGGCGGGAAACGCAGTGTTTATGTTCAGGACTTGTCAATCTTATTCGGAGAAGAGCTTGTCTTTCTCACAGGATGTCatggcaacaacaacaaactccAAGTCTCAaagttttggtttttctttGATTCTGTATGCTTGGAAGAACGAGTAG